Genomic segment of Arctopsyche grandis isolate Sample6627 chromosome 11, ASM5162203v2, whole genome shotgun sequence:
tttcagattaaaacaataattgttaaattaaaaatttaaaatacctaacaTCAGTGAcaaatttagttataatataattgcttATCAACAGCTACCGctgcataaaaaatattgatgtcatttaaaaaatttgagtatattatgacttaatttatacattcttaaataataagaaataaataagcaaaaagTTGTGCATTTGATAGAATATCGATAATAAGAGgaagcttttataaaaaaaagatacaaaaaatgtactaaaaggaaataaaaatattgtatataatattaaaaaatccataattagtaagattaaaaaatggtatgacagtatttaaataatgtagatacatacatacatatgtacattaaaaggaatttaatatttttcatattaaataagtttagtttagttttaaaatacaaggatttaaaattaataactaaatataatatacgtaagtATGTGACTAGATATATAAACTAGAACCCTGTTCGCCCTTGACTTGACTGCTGCGAGAAAAATATCCTGTGTACGCACCTGAAAatgaatgttatatattattttatatacaaaattttaacgaaataatattttagaataaaaactaacgtgtttaaaaattatacgataTTCCTCTTAGGTATGTCTCCAAACTTTGTCGATTAGCCCAATTGGCTGTGACGTTTTTTATCCTCTCTGCCAATTGTACGTATTTCGGCCGCTGTTGTCTTCCCATAACTCCGGAGTTTAGTTCTTCTACTAACTTCTCGGTCTCGGCTTGGAGACCTTGAAGGGCTTTCAAAAATTTCCAGAGGTTTGGAAATTGGGCTCCAATTGTATAGCCAACTTTCATATGGAAGCCTTCCACTTCGTTATCTgtttttccataattatgtattattcggTCTCGAACATTCCATATGTCTATGGAAGCTACCCGAGGTTCACGCCTTACATTCGCTATGATTTTCCCAATATAATTTACCTCAAAATAAATGAGGAAATCATCGACCTTTTGTTGGATTTCTCGCTCTTGTTCCAATAGCCAAGGGTTGAGAATTTGGAGGAGTTCCTCCCAGCTTTCGACTACATTTTCTGGAGGAACGAATGCTAAAGCCAacaccattttaaatttaattgcattttcctgATTATCATAAAATTCCGTTAATCCCAATTCCTGGATTTTTCTATAGATACTTTGGGACAGATGGAAAAAGCAACCCGTTACTTGCGCATTTGGCCATTGGTTTTGAACGGCATTGATGGCTGCCCTCTCGAAATCCATCATTACCCTATTAGGTTCCCAATcttgaatatacatttttaattgactAAAGAGTCTATTGTATGTGGTTCCACTTTTATCTGGAAGCAGACAAAATATTAAGGGAACCGCCTTCCCCGGCTTTTGGTCAGTGCCCTCCAGTCGCGTGCCATGTATAGAATATAGCTGCGTGAATAGTGGTGGAGCAGTTTTGAATGTACCGTCCATTAGTATGCTCTggcaactttttaaaaattctaaattcttTCTCGTTGTGAACATTAAAATTCTTTCTTCAGAACCAGAGCCTGAAtcccaaaataaaaattgctccGGTGTAGTTGTGCTACCTGTTATTTGATACTCTGTAGGTACATCTATGTCGCTCCTTGTTATTGGCAGAGGAAGTGGTACTTGTGCTTTATTCCTCTGCCTTTGTACATTTCTCTTCAAATGATTTATCGAAGGCAATCTTGCCTTGGCTACATCAGTCGCTGCCATTAACGATCTTTGCACTATGCTAGTGGTGGTGCTGGCACCGATAGCGTTCGATGCCGCTTGCTGCATAAAGCCTTGAATTTGGCGTATCTCACGCCTTAGCCTATCGGGCAAGTGGCTGTGCTCCTTAGTTTGCCGAAACTCGCGTCTGTTAGATTTTGTGATTGCACGTCCATTGCATATTTTTCGGTTTTCGCAAACCCAATACTCCGTTTCAGTATCTATACCCGATCGATGACGCGTGTAGCAGAATCCATCGCATATTAATAAAACTCCATTCTTTTGCGTCCTTTCAAATGTCATATCCTGCATctgtataaagaaataaataaattataaataattttactaactagagaaattataatataattattatttcactttaagGCCGATCGAGCCCATTTTTGGCAAATATCGCGCGCGCCTACGAGTTgcgctattttattattttttccctcGTAGATAATCTACAATAATAACCAAGATTTTtgacaaaatgaaaaatagatatccttcttattgttttttttttttaggttttaaaaatgaatctataattgaaataatgaaCGCTAAACATAACTTAAATTTATAAGTTTGGCTTTAGTTAAATTAGGCTTTACTGTGAAGCTATTTACGAGTTCGTCGATCTGTAACATCTCtcataacaataaaacaataacaacaaaatatttcttaacaataacaataaaacttgACTCTTTGTTGTTTTCGAGAAAGTTACAACCAACAGCTGCAATATTTCCgggtaagtttaagaaataaatactcATTTGAAACGACATATGCCATTCATAAATAAACAGACAAAGCTGTTTTTTGCGTAAAGGGCTGTAGTGCACACAATATTGACTGTGACTAATTACTACtttttatgtacgtacgtatcttagggttgccataattgtccgACCACTGAAGGGGACTTccccccccaaaaaaaaaaaacactcatagCTTTCATAGCTTTATACACTCGAAATTCATAgctttgttataaaaaattgtgcaatcttttaaaacaatgcatctgtaccaaatctaaaatcaaacaatataGATTAATAGgcgattcaatttaataaaaccaaatagAACCTTAccttaacattttaattcatacgtTCTTCTCTCGCCTTTACTCTTCTTTGAATTGGGCGACttcatgttttcgttttttggagcagctctttttccccttttatataattatatagttcaatgcacgacattttataatacatacacttttttataacacgcttttcactgtgtcaatataatgcgaattgcgctcatctgttcagtgagctttatgtaattaatgagaacacacgttcaacataggcattttgcggtgggatggtgaacaagtattgttaacttgataaccttattagaactttataataccagagaaattataaatttattacatagatatatgtatatttttctataataaatgtgatcgagcttatcaactgtgaatagctaaaaattattattctaatgctacaAACCGAAgttgaagaggacattgaagagatttcgaacccaccatttgcctattgtcctagggttttacgcaaagaaaaaaatgcattcaatagcctctaacatgagggtagtaaaattttataacccatttgtctttttacatattttcgtccatttgtgtagacaattcatctgtcaatcatagaactaatttcaaaatatattattgttttgccatctatattcaacgcgcgtgatttttttttacatttacattttaattgcattttacatCAATCGTGtgtcttttacatgtcaaaatgaaattttgtatgcaactcttacgcataatagttagttgtaaatgatgcaatattaatgtgaaacataaaggaggtatgtaaaaataattttagctgggGATTAAGGAACCCTTtgcccaaaaaaaaaaggttgactattgtaaatttctaatgtctgccttttttacatacctccttttttctcCAATACAATGTCggattcatacatttgttttttgttaaacactaagtaaaatctctccatcATAAATCCTaatagtcgtaattcgagacttgattgtaaaataatacattaaatttatctaaattaatatttgatattcttgccttataattgtataatgaaatattaagtttaaaaaaaactttcattttacatatagcttgcgaatgtacactagaagacttatttgcagaagaaataaaataattgcatttttaaacaaaattttggaaaaaaattatgtgaatttgatttagagacgccgtaaaggtcacattcaatgttaaaactcgaagtacacgtgaccgctggctgggaactgttttatcaaaataaaacgtggcgatcaacgtttatttatttatatattatcttagctatcaagctaattttaaaattacttaactctaaaatttataattatcttatatgtactgtccctcacagaggtcttcggtgttaaactaattcaatgacatacgcttaaaaactaaattattcatttgaaataaagaaaattttggagacggttgagaagccctgccatataaactaatgcaatgtaatctggagttcatacgctcggaaagtttttttttttcaatttaaatacgtaaatattggatacggttgagaacccctgtcatttatactaatttaataacgcccgcgatgtgtacgataaaaagtaaattattcatttgaaataaagtaaattttggagacggttgagaagccctgccatataaactaatgcaatgtaatctgcagttcatacgctcggaaagtttttttttttcaatttaaatacgtaaatattggatacggttgagaacccctgacatttatactaattcaatgacatcttaaaatgatattcaatgagtcacaatgacattcgcttaaaatgtaattgttcaatttaaataagtatatgttggtacggttgagaacacctttaatttataataatttaataacatccgcgatctatacgataaaaagtaccatatacatcgataaatataatacaataaaaagttacttttgccattaaaataggataatttaggatttttgaacattttgaacatttttgaacattttgtcgcgggtacattttgtcgcgggtacattttgtcagtgcactaattttcgggtacattttgtcgttgaacattttggccttgcaccaattgtcgcgtcccccaaattttcaatattcaatacttACAATATTTCGGTTGACGTCACGTttcaacatattttattaaaatacaattccaagtaaccatttgtaccgacgacagGTTATTGTTAGACGAGTTTTATTCGTgaatcgttgatatttgacagtcgacttcctgcgttcctcttaaatcataatattttatagtcGGTATTGTTACTTAGAGTAGAATAAAAAtgaagttgaatataaaatgctttatgagttcaaagaaagccaatttttttttcaattatatataaatgtggtAATAATCCTGgcagatgacgctgttcaggaccatGGTTGGAATGTGGCGGGCGAGGTGAAGACCAAACAAGTGCGTTTTCAGTCAAGTTGTTTATTACAGTGATACATGCGGTGGTTTGACGACCGACCGCTCGGAGTACAGGTCTAACTGCTGCTGACGGTTACATCCAGaaagatgtaataagaatagaggggcccttacgaataaataattgttgtcaattttacgcggtacgtctctataaatacgctacatcgcacggaatacaatcggatcaatttacttaaataaaaatgtctcccatgttttttattgtgtgtttttgaatgtattgtgcaatttttaccgatgcactcgcccatcttgcgagtaatataaacaaacagagaagtttttatcggacatacgtcgagcaccaagcgtcaaatacgactgatgctaaaattatttagatctgtccgtggacacaatgtcacttgacaacaaaaaaacacctaaagccacttctattggtattataaatttcttaaaaataatgttGTTTCCTTTCAGAATATTCATAGTGCgtatgaaaaatcaacagagaCTGAACGACATGCCTTCACCGGAACATTTGTTCATATCTTCGTACAAAAAGGTGCACAATGGGAAGCAAAGTGCTGGTGCTTACATTGCCGAAATATTTACAAGGTTTTCATTTTTAGCTGTTCAAAGTGATCTTTGTATTGTaaattgtatgtgtgtacgtatgtatttatttattttttcttcagcAAAACTTTGGAATCTGATGTTATACTCGGTGACGGTTCAACCTACGGAAGTGTTAGTCCTGATTCTATGAGGCAATGCTCTCTCTGTGCCAGCATCATGTCTCGTAAAGTACCACCGATAACTACTACCGTTGCTCCGATAACGACTACCCTTCAGCCAGCCATTGTAGAGGTTGAAAATGCACCGACTTCAGTGCAGCCGATCAACATTCAAACCGAATCCATCACAGTGTATGAATTTTACTATGGAATTAATTCATatactatttaatatattttagtaatgaatttattatttatttttagtatgagTAAATTGCTTGATAAGGAATCGGATGTCACTACTGCGGTTGAAGAAGTGTCCGAACGCAACGAGGATGCagataaaagtattatttttattattcattatatacgtattcacataatttaaagcAGCCGGTGATATGGTgtggttttttactttatctatgtacgtagtaacaatagatgaaagttttgtgatcgtgcgaaaattcgaactcgagattttgactgattcgaactcagaatcgatcactggtcatgttttcatgatctagaaaaaatgtgtgtgtgtgtctgtgtaacactttttaaataattgaatagaattattataattaaatttttaagttgactagaaacggtacctccccttacaggtgtcctcttttttatgtttttgaattcaattatctcccaaaccgctaaccgaatcagactgaaatttttttacatgtaatagaaattataaattttataccctaatatttttacctgaactggaagtagtacttttactctagagaatcgaggctttttatgtttttctcagaaaccttttaattTATTGCACTGAAATTTCGTATCCAGAAGCGTAACCCTTTGCCcgtggcaataaatatagcgaacaaggcctgcacgcggcacctttttcgcgaatttggtaATCGAGttttacagattttaatatttactctagtaaatatatctcgtagttttggcttaattgtcaaataatcattcttcatacaattgagacgtatcgtcgccattgttcaacagacgtgacgtcacataaacgaggtttcagtatggttccacaaaaaaaactaattttgactggtatatattcattttaagcaaattgactacatggcattcaactctcagtaatatattcaaccaattttgaaccttaaaacagttcaaataggcgcatataaggctcaaaatctcGTGCAAacttcagaaattctatggaagagagccgcgctacagacttgtcgcgcaaagcttccatagaagatggccgcgggcaaacggttaagcttaatactaagttatgtatgtataaaatttggtaagcatccatcaACCGGATGTGGCAGttcactcttgttcgatttttcttccactatttttttcgaccccttaaacatgtgtgctcttcacaaaaaaatgcatgtattattttgtatatattttgtggaagtgggattttttcctcttagaaaggtcaaaaatgtcactattctgtccacacttctgaacgtatcaagccgaaaatttatatttgtattctttatgtactaacttagagctgattcgtaaaccggaagtactattaaaacaatatttcattattttattttgaccttttaaattgttttcattttcttgatatttaatgtgtataatactgatagtgattttaagtaataaaaaaaatttgaacaaaatccgataactggaagtagaacttttatcttgtgcaagtttccatacatttgcgctcaatttgtatcgaaaatgctgtcatagctattagtattcgATAAtgttgccggtatgtgtgaaggTGTCTgtacagttcaatatcgaattttgttttgggaccttatattcctcaaatacatacatagataaagtcatgggttggtcacatccgaatttattttatagcttCTACAGAAAAAGATCCGAAGAGTCATCATgctaaaaagaagaaaaaaatgaaacgtCAAGATCCAACTCTCGCAAAACTCTCCGACAACCTCAGTAGTTATGGCAATCCCGTAAGAAACTTCAATTCAAACTTGAATGATGACGATCAGCGTTACCCGTTAGACAACGACTTCTACGTCAATCAACGGATATATCATCAGAACAGGAATAAGCCACATGTCGATACATACAAGTCCGATTATAACGTCGACATGGAAGACTCTGTCAAGGATGTTGATCTTTTGAACCTCGAAGAGGACGATACCGTCATATCAGACGTTGATGAGTTCTCGTTTCAATTGAGCGATGATTTGGATAAAAGTTACAATTATTTCCAAAGGCACAAGATTGTTTCGAGGCAAGTCGGAAGTCCGAATGATGATTTTGATAACAAGATGATGGATTTGGCTAACGCTAATCCTGATGAGTATGTGATTAATTTTGAGAGGACGCCAACTTTGAAGACTAACGAGAATGGACTTTTGGAAGAAATTGTCGATAGGAGTAAAATTGATGAGAAGCCGCAAGAAACTGACGATGACGTCTTGTCTATATTTGATGGACATTTAGATCTTGAATCGAATTATACCGGTTTTCTTGAATTattaggtaattttttttgatatttaaaacttACCTTAACATTTAAAACCTTCTActattaattttgtttaattgtttCAGTTCATTCTGGAGAAGAGAAAATGATGCCTATGTATAGTGATTATTTCACAGTATTGAAACCAGGACCTAATGCAACAGCTTCTTCAGATAATGATCTCTTACAAACGATTATTATGGtacgtttatatattatacatgcttagcttttgcaaaaataatttcaaataaaattgtgtTAACTTATATTAAACTTTCAGGTAATTGTCGGAGTATTGATTATCCTCATAATATTATTCATCATACTCTGCGCTGTACACGGTCACAGTTGTAGAAAGGCACGGCAGCACGGTGTTGAAATGCACACTTTGCAACACACACTGCGGTAAGTGCAATAGTAATTTAGCTCactgattatttaaataaatttccttGAATTCAGCCTTAAAACATACCCAGCCAGTTTAATTGAATTGCATTCAAAATTCTGACGCTTCCAGAAATATTTATCAAGGTTTGAAGGGTGGTCGACATCAACTCGTCTCGCATAGTCCACCTGATATGCCTCCCATATCTAAAGAAAACCTTCTAGCAGCATACACAGACCGACAAGCCGATTCTGGCTATGGCTTTCAACAAGAATTCGAAGTAAACtactaaaattacatatgttgtATGAAGTATTTCCGTCCAATTTTGGTGCTAACTAATTCCATTTTAGATTTTGCCGGATTGCTTCCCCGATCGGACTATGGATGCTTCGGAAGCTAAGGAGAACCAGGGTAAAAATCGTTATCCGGACATCAAAGCTTACGATCAAACGAGGGTTAAACTGACTCAAATTGATTCCGTCGTTGGTAGTGATTATATCAATGCCAATATAGTAATGGGATATAAGGTATGTTGGCTAACATATGTAGCATATATCCGATTGTTACAGTTTTATAATAGTGTAACATacgccgccggttaagtgcaatcggaatTATCAGGCAGCTTAAGTGCTTTCGAGGCCAACAATGGAGaccctcggattaggccgagtagcatctcTGCTATTTcccactagtttccaactagattttttcgatgttgacgtcTATCAATTGTTCCGCTATGTCTCGTTaaagtcgcgatctggcgtttcttcggtttcaaatgctctcacgtgtttgatcttcgtCGCTCGTTTCaccaacgtccaaatttgttgtGGTGGCCCAGTCTTcctatgtcatgtggcccagcatcctgctgcagatcaacgttccacccagaacgtgcaTCCATTGCAATGCCCTTTTGAAGTGttgcctctatcctcccaaaagtgacttggcTGACTTCACTGACCGAACAACCAACATTTAGCCAAGTTGCtaaatgtgcctctctgccgctgcatggttccgattgaaaTCCATTTCAATCCGTGTACTTTCCGACTCCTACGAGATGACACCTTCGACAACAGGTGGTCCTGTCTTATCTAGATTCTAATTAGATTTTTCCATCTGCCATCTGTTTGTTGACATCTGCCATCAACAAACGGTTGAAGGGAATAGTAGtgtggcttgtaatcgacataTCTCAGTTGTAGTTGATCTCAGCTCCTTCTCTGACGATGAttctttcccgtggatcgtcgtcaccaATGTACTGTACGAATGTACCCGCTTCGTACCCTCCTTCCGCCATCCCGATGACTTCTTGGCGGCCAACGCAGtctgttgcagtgaaaactgcatttttttgtttcgtgtctccatggctcgaactctctcctacagctcccgaggatggcttcacagtagcttctcttccttcgctggtgactttgttcctcggcccatcttggatcccacttctgacgaccagtgtttcgtaggggtgggtggaggatccaaataaaaggccaaagtcgcttcacagcatttattgggtgattaaggagatacacgcacagcCAATGCTCCGTCCAaaatgccttgatatggcctaagtacctgctcaTAAAGGGCaagtcgctcactgcatcttcctcgacacgtttgctTACCTATTGTTTTCGTCTCATCCGGTCACATGGCACGCACCGTGAGAACGCTCGTCCGGATTCTGGGAAATAGTGGAGATGCTACTCGCCCTAATCCGAGGGTCCCCATTTTTGCCCTCGAAGGCATTTAAGCCGCCTGATAAtgccgattgcacttaaccggcggcgtATGTTACAATAGCAAGtgtaatacatgtgtataacatacatatttttaattttaggaaCGGAAGAAATTCATATGCGCCCAAGGTCCCACCGATGTCACCGTCGATGATTTTTGGCGAATGATTTGGGAGTACAATCTGGAGTTAGTCGTCATGTTGACGAATCTGGAGGAGTATTCTAAAGTTAAGTGTTCAAAGTACTGGCCGGATCAACACCAGCAAGATAAAATGTTCAATAATATAAACGTCCATCATATTAGTGAAAAGAGGTAATATTTGTTTCActaacataaattttttttaacctttaAGTGATTCTCATGGTATATTTTCTGTATACAATCTTTTTCAGATATTCCGATTATATTATAAGAGAACTGAAAATAAGCAAACAGCCACTTTCACATTCGAATAGCAACAATCAAATCATTGAAGCGAACGGTGTGACTAAGAAGAATGGGGGTGTGTTTTAAACCCAATTCGTTATGGAtgttcataatttaaaatatttatatggaaAATTTACTGTTGTGTACACTTTTCAGTGAGCGAATGCAGCAATGGCTCGGCGAGCGGTACATCCGAAGAAAGAATAGTTCATCAGTATCACTTTTTGATGTGGAAGGATTTCGTAGCACCCGAATATCCGTATGcaattcttaaatttattaagGTAATGTATTGCTGAGTGTTTATTAATGCGGGTACAGTTTTATCATCGGTTTAACCCCCATTTCGATTTGTACAGAGGATGAACGAGGCGTGCACGGCAGGATGTCCGATATTAGTCCATTGTTCAGCAGGAGTCGGTCGCACGGGCACGCTGGTTGCACTCGACTGCTTGCTGCAGCAGCTGGCCGCCGAAAATCAGGTAGCCGTATTCAACACGGTCTGCGATTTGAGACGACAGAGGAATTTCTTGGTTCAAAGTCTAGTAAGATATTTTCATACTGcctgtctttttattttatcctattctgtatgtaaaagtttacgatttatttatttttatttcagaaacaatacatttttgtatatcGAGCTTTGGTCGAATTCGGTCAGTATGATGATACGGAGATCCCAGCCTTACGACTCAAGTCGGCCGTCGATCTGTTGAAACAGACTGCTGAAAACAGCAATACATGTATGATGGAAGAAGAATTTGAGgttattttgtgtttatttcaTGTCACCATAGTTCCACGACAACTTGACAATGTTGACAATCGATGtcttatttttgataattgtTTTTGCAGAAAATAAAGCAACCGTTTTTGGAAGTAACGAAGCCTTGCACAGCGGGAAGATCTCCAGAACACTTGGCtaaaaatagaaatgaaaacGTCGTTCCTTATGATCACAATCGAGTCATTTTAGCTCCTATTGCCACCAAAGAAAATTCTACTTATATTAATGCAACATTTATAGAAGGTCGGTAAACGTCGATGTGTGTTTTATTTACCTCCTGTAGatctgtatattataatattgcttTCGTTCGTAGGATACGATAATGCAGAGTCGTATATTATAGCACAAGATCCATTACCGTCGACGATAGCAGACTTTTGGAGAATGGTTTCAGACCACGAAATCAGCACTATCGTCATGTTGAGTGAGGTGAGATAGTCGGCGATGTTTTCATACGGGTCAAAGTCGGAATCTATagtaaaatgcatttttatttttaaccaacagTTGGGCGAAGGAAAGTGTCCTCGATATTGGGACGACGATGAAATCCAGTACGATCATATCAACGTCACTTACCTACTTAGCGAATCCTGTCCGTATTATACTAGACGAGAGTTTCAAGTCACCAATACGAAGGTATATTTCAAGATTCAAGTTTGACAGTCCTATTTATTACAGTATTTCTTAAATGCCGATTTGTATTCATTAGAATCAAGATAGAATTAGAGTCACTCAACTGCAATACCACGGCTGGCCGACCGTCAGCGGACAGGTCCCAGAAGTTACCAGAGGGTTGATAGAACTGGTCGGACAGAGTGGAG
This window contains:
- the Ptp69D gene encoding protein tyrosine phosphatase 69D, with the translated sequence MRRQPSWPPLAAVLALAAAAATAVAAAPSSSSSSSSSDGGSEVVRVTAHGKIGQASNITCIFTPADTSVSWNFKKMPLTTNDTKYKIENERSTLDSTMLYYQRESLIIADSKTEDHGIYSCHLIDNLESERTALLNLSFPVKLVEQSQSPVRAKIGSPATLSCLFEGFNLTEVKWRVYVNTSLEKLPVDNIQSAKINETHMNGTFKFANVGKKQNGTYVCGARDSSTKQMVLSNVTLLVLDKPQINLDFIKAIGATRIFLNWTINDGNSPIVSYKLQHFKNGSGEWTYYSDPVKLENVSFVMQRLEPSTSYKVKLGAENLEGLAMYEDTHWITTLEEDPTFVPIVSVKGFTATSLTIGWNPPPEPLSEYVHYYEIRAKENNSSIGTEKEAIHSGDSRNHPYMFDKLKPATLYIFTVRACSEFTRECGEWSAAVNGSTMDGQAGPPIITHISCKTDNISGNNYISLTWEPPEVINGVISRYIVELTGNASFVNGDGKIEMTTWGPKTKHMNPTDKKARFDTMPSNTNFTIKVSGVTRTRKSGEPRIEYCTTPPSTPPRDSLQGIRWTKVREGDGRWLFRLNIPRVTERNGAICCYRIFIVRMKNQQRLNDMPSPEHLFISSYKKVHNGKQSAGAYIAEIFTSKTLESDVILGDGSTYGSVSPDSMRQCSLCASIMSRKVPPITTTVAPITTTLQPAIVEVENAPTSVQPINIQTESITVMSKLLDKESDVTTAVEEVSERNEDADKTSTEKDPKSHHAKKKKKMKRQDPTLAKLSDNLSSYGNPVRNFNSNLNDDDQRYPLDNDFYVNQRIYHQNRNKPHVDTYKSDYNVDMEDSVKDVDLLNLEEDDTVISDVDEFSFQLSDDLDKSYNYFQRHKIVSRQVGSPNDDFDNKMMDLANANPDEYVINFERTPTLKTNENGLLEEIVDRSKIDEKPQETDDDVLSIFDGHLDLESNYTGFLELLVHSGEEKMMPMYSDYFTVLKPGPNATASSDNDLLQTIIMVIVGVLIILIILFIILCAVHGHSCRKARQHGVEMHTLQHTLRNIYQGLKGGRHQLVSHSPPDMPPISKENLLAAYTDRQADSGYGFQQEFEILPDCFPDRTMDASEAKENQGKNRYPDIKAYDQTRVKLTQIDSVVGSDYINANIVMGYKERKKFICAQGPTDVTVDDFWRMIWEYNLELVVMLTNLEEYSKVKCSKYWPDQHQQDKMFNNINVHHISEKRYSDYIIRELKISKQPLSHSNSNNQIIEANGVTKKNGVSECSNGSASGTSEERIVHQYHFLMWKDFVAPEYPYAILKFIKRMNEACTAGCPILVHCSAGVGRTGTLVALDCLLQQLAAENQVAVFNTVCDLRRQRNFLVQSLKQYIFVYRALVEFGQYDDTEIPALRLKSAVDLLKQTAENSNTCMMEEEFEKIKQPFLEVTKPCTAGRSPEHLAKNRNENVVPYDHNRVILAPIATKENSTYINATFIEGYDNAESYIIAQDPLPSTIADFWRMVSDHEISTIVMLSELGEGKCPRYWDDDEIQYDHINVTYLLSESCPYYTRREFQVTNTKNQDRIRVTQLQYHGWPTVSGQVPEVTRGLIELVGQSGVTMSSSTPILVHCSQGTDRSSMFVALSILTIQLRTEKRVDVSTVTRKLRCQRMGCLDTFLQYEFLHRAIVNYAELHNLLSDS